The following coding sequences lie in one Chryseobacterium culicis genomic window:
- a CDS encoding trypsin-like peptidase domain-containing protein encodes MKSTLKKLLPFAVVGVISGATTVGGLQYFGHNSSNGDQSYFTTAAPNTSFAGMNTGAVGDDFVKAAKTTVPAVVTIKNYQSRTASRASEQDLFDFFFGDPFGGRGQQRQKQQQAPENMPSGMGSGVIISPDGYIISNNHVVAGANKLEVVLSNKKSYIATLVGTDPNTDISLLKIEEKGLPYLNFANSDNIDVGQWVLAVGNPLGLNSTVTAGIVSAKGRGIGILGSQGKATNPIESFIQTDAAINPGNSGGALVNTNGELIGINSAIQSTTGYYQGYGFAVPANLARKIVEDIKKFGIVQRGFLGVQSLDLSNDQLVTSYNKQFKTTLKVGSGIYITGFGENSGAEDAGLKKGDVITKVDNYDITDFADLSMSIGSKRPGDKVQVTYVRNGKEGTTSVTLRDQKGGTSTRTKADLSVTEKIGAEFDPLTERFKTEYGLNSGVVAKNVSEGSEMAKIGIVDNYIIIEVNGKPVNSQKDVEKTLEKYQGNVQVKFVDDYGRIYTKGFKMP; translated from the coding sequence ATGAAGAGTACTTTAAAAAAACTATTACCATTTGCAGTAGTTGGAGTCATTTCCGGAGCTACTACCGTTGGAGGTTTACAATATTTCGGACACAACTCCAGCAATGGAGATCAATCTTACTTTACAACCGCTGCACCTAATACTTCATTCGCAGGAATGAATACAGGAGCTGTAGGTGATGATTTTGTAAAAGCAGCGAAAACAACCGTTCCCGCTGTAGTTACCATTAAAAATTACCAGAGCAGAACAGCAAGCAGGGCTTCAGAACAGGACTTATTCGACTTTTTCTTCGGAGATCCTTTCGGAGGAAGAGGCCAGCAAAGACAGAAGCAACAGCAGGCTCCTGAAAATATGCCATCAGGAATGGGTTCTGGTGTAATCATCTCTCCGGACGGTTATATCATTTCCAACAACCACGTTGTAGCAGGTGCCAATAAGCTGGAAGTAGTGTTGAGCAACAAGAAATCATATATTGCAACATTGGTGGGAACAGACCCTAATACGGATATCTCTTTATTAAAGATTGAAGAAAAAGGTCTTCCTTATTTAAATTTTGCAAATTCAGACAATATTGATGTAGGACAATGGGTACTGGCAGTAGGAAATCCATTGGGATTAAATTCTACCGTAACCGCTGGTATTGTTTCTGCTAAAGGAAGAGGTATCGGAATTCTAGGAAGTCAGGGAAAAGCAACGAATCCTATTGAAAGTTTCATTCAAACGGATGCGGCCATCAACCCGGGTAACTCAGGAGGAGCTTTGGTGAATACGAATGGAGAGCTTATCGGGATCAACTCTGCGATTCAGTCTACTACAGGATATTACCAGGGATACGGATTTGCTGTCCCTGCCAATCTGGCAAGAAAAATTGTTGAGGATATCAAGAAATTCGGAATTGTACAGAGAGGATTCCTTGGAGTTCAGTCTTTAGATCTTTCAAATGATCAATTGGTAACTTCATATAACAAACAGTTTAAAACAACGCTAAAAGTAGGTTCAGGAATCTATATTACAGGATTTGGGGAAAACAGTGGTGCTGAAGATGCAGGATTGAAAAAAGGAGATGTAATTACCAAAGTAGACAACTACGACATTACAGATTTTGCTGACCTTTCAATGTCCATCGGAAGCAAGCGTCCCGGAGATAAAGTACAGGTGACTTATGTAAGAAATGGTAAAGAAGGAACTACTTCTGTAACTCTTAGAGACCAGAAAGGAGGAACTTCTACCAGAACGAAAGCCGACCTTAGTGTGACTGAAAAAATCGGAGCTGAATTTGATCCCCTTACAGAACGTTTCAAAACAGAATATGGACTGAACAGTGGTGTTGTAGCGAAAAACGTATCTGAAGGCAGCGAAATGGCTAAAATCGGAATCGTTGACAATTATATCATCATTGAAGTAAACGGCAAACCAGTAAATTCACAGAAAGATGTAGAAAAGACCCTGGAGAAATATCAGGGGAATGTACAGGTGAAATTTGTGGATGACTACGGAAGAATTTATACGAAAGGATTTAAAATGCCTTAA
- a CDS encoding rhodanese-related sulfurtransferase — protein sequence MQLYNTLSAEERAQLIDEAGKDRLTLSFYAYAKIEDPKKFRDELFIAWNALDALGRIYVATEGINAQMSVPADQFEAFRDTLEVYDFMKGIRLNVAVDQDNYSFLKLTIKVRNKIVADGLNDETFDVTNKGIHLKAQEFNDLLEDPNTIVVDFRNHYESEVGHFEGAITPDVENFRESLPIINEQLQDFKEDKNLLMYCTGGIRCEKASAYFKHQGFKNVYQLEGGIIEYTRQIKEEGIESKFIGKNFVFDHRLGERITDDIIAQCHQCGKPCDNHTNCANDACHLLFIQCDDCKAAMENCCSTECLDTVHLPWDEQLKLRKGLQVGNKVFRKGKSDALKFKNSGDLTDKPLAKAETKNIRQKIAVKKELIGKAEHYFSKSKIAQFLIEHKDLSVGDKVLISGPTTGEQEVTITEIYANGGPCETANIGDQITFELPFRVRLSDKLYRIVQNA from the coding sequence ATGCAACTGTATAACACCTTAAGCGCAGAAGAAAGAGCTCAACTTATTGATGAAGCCGGTAAAGACCGTCTTACTTTGTCTTTCTATGCGTATGCCAAAATCGAAGACCCCAAAAAATTTCGCGACGAATTATTTATAGCCTGGAATGCCCTTGATGCGCTTGGCCGTATTTATGTTGCTACGGAAGGCATCAATGCTCAGATGAGTGTTCCTGCAGATCAGTTTGAGGCTTTTCGAGATACGCTGGAAGTGTATGACTTCATGAAAGGAATCCGTTTGAACGTAGCGGTAGACCAGGACAATTACTCTTTTTTAAAATTAACCATAAAAGTCAGAAACAAAATTGTTGCTGACGGTTTGAATGATGAGACTTTTGATGTTACCAATAAAGGTATTCACTTAAAAGCTCAGGAATTCAACGATCTCCTTGAAGATCCCAATACGATCGTAGTAGACTTCAGAAATCACTACGAAAGTGAAGTAGGACATTTCGAAGGAGCTATTACTCCGGATGTGGAAAACTTCAGAGAAAGTTTACCGATTATCAACGAGCAGTTACAGGATTTTAAAGAAGATAAAAATCTGTTGATGTACTGTACCGGAGGAATCCGTTGTGAAAAAGCCAGTGCTTACTTCAAACACCAAGGGTTTAAAAATGTTTATCAGTTAGAAGGCGGAATTATTGAATATACCCGCCAGATCAAAGAAGAAGGAATAGAAAGTAAGTTTATCGGTAAAAACTTTGTATTTGACCACCGTTTGGGAGAAAGGATTACTGATGATATCATTGCCCAGTGCCACCAGTGTGGAAAACCTTGTGATAATCATACCAACTGTGCGAATGATGCTTGCCACCTATTGTTTATCCAGTGTGATGACTGTAAAGCAGCCATGGAAAACTGCTGTTCTACAGAATGTCTGGATACGGTGCATTTACCTTGGGATGAGCAGCTAAAATTAAGAAAAGGACTGCAGGTTGGAAACAAAGTATTCAGAAAAGGAAAATCGGATGCTTTGAAATTCAAAAATTCAGGGGATTTAACTGATAAGCCTTTAGCGAAAGCTGAAACGAAAAATATCCGTCAAAAGATTGCTGTTAAAAAAGAATTGATCGGGAAGGCGGAACATTACTTCTCAAAATCAAAAATTGCACAATTTTTAATTGAACATAAAGATCTGTCAGTAGGAGATAAAGTATTAATTTCCGGTCCTACAACTGGTGAGCAGGAAGTTACTATTACTGAAATCTATGCGAACGGAGGTCCTTGTGAAACGGCAAATATTGGAGATCAGATTACCTTCGAGCTTCCATTTAGAGTTCGTTTATCTGATAAACTGTACAGAATTGTGCAAAACGCATAA
- the rpsT gene encoding 30S ribosomal protein S20: MANHKSALKRIRQNETRRLRNRYYHKTARTALKALRNEENKAAATEQLPKVIALLDKLAKKNIIHKNKAANLKSKLTKHVNKLA; the protein is encoded by the coding sequence ATGGCAAATCATAAATCAGCACTAAAAAGAATCAGACAAAACGAAACTAGAAGACTTCGTAACAGATATTACCACAAGACTGCTAGAACAGCTTTAAAAGCTTTAAGAAATGAAGAGAACAAAGCTGCTGCTACAGAACAACTGCCAAAAGTTATCGCTTTATTGGATAAATTAGCTAAGAAAAATATTATCCATAAGAACAAAGCAGCTAACTTGAAAAGCAAATTGACAAAGCACGTTAATAAATTAGCGTAA
- a CDS encoding TrmH family RNA methyltransferase — protein sequence MLIESFQNDKIKNVTKLLTDNRFRKKSKVFVVEGQQENERAMQYDFEPMEFFICENIFKGTLPGGKIHYVSEKVYEKIAYRGSSEGIIGIYHAKETPLSSFIPKENSTVIIVEGVEKPGNLGAILRSCEAFSVDALIVADGKTDFYNPNVIRSSVGCLFGMEVYQAENEETLEFLQKNSFNIYTTLMDESAEDLYKRDFRQRSAVLFGTEHSGLSDFWIGKGKNTLIPMAGSIDSLNLSNAVAITCYESLKQKKG from the coding sequence ATGTTGATAGAAAGTTTTCAAAACGATAAAATAAAAAATGTCACTAAGCTCCTTACTGACAACAGGTTTCGTAAAAAATCAAAAGTTTTTGTAGTAGAAGGCCAACAGGAAAATGAAAGAGCCATGCAGTATGATTTTGAACCGATGGAGTTCTTTATCTGTGAAAATATTTTTAAAGGAACCCTTCCCGGTGGAAAAATTCATTATGTAAGTGAAAAAGTATATGAAAAAATAGCGTACAGAGGAAGTTCTGAAGGGATTATCGGGATCTACCATGCTAAAGAAACGCCACTTTCTTCATTTATTCCTAAAGAAAATTCTACAGTAATTATTGTGGAAGGAGTAGAAAAACCAGGAAATCTTGGTGCTATTTTAAGAAGCTGTGAAGCATTTAGCGTAGATGCATTGATTGTTGCTGACGGAAAAACCGATTTCTACAACCCTAATGTAATCAGATCCAGTGTAGGATGTCTTTTTGGAATGGAAGTATATCAGGCTGAAAATGAAGAAACATTGGAATTCCTGCAAAAGAATAGTTTCAATATCTACACTACGCTCATGGATGAAAGTGCTGAAGACCTTTATAAAAGAGATTTCAGACAACGTTCGGCAGTATTATTTGGTACAGAACATTCGGGATTAAGCGATTTCTGGATCGGAAAGGGAAAAAACACATTAATTCCGATGGCCGGAAGTATTGATTCTTTGAACCTGAGTAATGCTGTTGCTATTACCTGTTATGAGTCTTTGAAACAGAAGAAAGGATAA
- a CDS encoding T9SS type A sorting domain-containing protein: MKTYLLLSQRTMKAAVLASFLFLTSTMSFAQIVKTYASSQTNQVLGVCLGCGVLNPQNALGSNESDYSTIQVSVGLLARTEQTLIFPTTNIANNTNKLVVGIGSNGTPLSAQVLGGVTIETFNGDVSNNDYQSLTSTLINLGAGDPSKAEIELNMNIPFDRIKINVNSGLLNIGGELRVYYAYQYKDPFINFMAHSQNGQFTLDKNVSAEGSEVTLTNTSGKEVFRSKLTSNTFETKQPQGVYIMNITTKEGKTYSKKVIVK, from the coding sequence ATGAAAACTTATTTATTACTTAGCCAACGCACGATGAAAGCTGCAGTTTTGGCATCGTTCCTATTTTTAACAAGCACAATGTCTTTTGCACAGATTGTAAAAACCTATGCAAGCAGCCAAACCAATCAGGTACTAGGAGTATGCTTAGGCTGTGGTGTATTGAATCCTCAAAATGCGTTAGGAAGTAACGAAAGTGATTACTCCACCATTCAGGTTTCAGTAGGTCTTTTGGCAAGAACGGAACAGACATTGATCTTCCCAACGACTAATATCGCGAACAACACCAATAAGCTTGTGGTTGGAATTGGTTCCAATGGGACTCCATTATCTGCTCAGGTATTGGGAGGTGTAACCATTGAAACATTTAACGGAGATGTTTCCAACAACGATTACCAAAGTCTTACCAGTACTCTGATCAACCTTGGAGCCGGAGATCCGAGCAAAGCTGAAATTGAACTTAACATGAACATTCCTTTTGACCGTATCAAAATCAATGTAAATTCAGGATTATTGAATATTGGTGGTGAGCTTAGAGTATATTATGCTTATCAGTACAAAGATCCATTCATCAATTTCATGGCTCACAGCCAGAACGGGCAATTCACTCTTGACAAAAATGTTTCTGCTGAAGGTTCAGAGGTTACTCTAACGAATACATCAGGAAAAGAAGTATTCCGCTCTAAGCTGACATCAAATACATTTGAAACAAAACAGCCACAAGGAGTATACATCATGAATATTACCACTAAAGAGGGAAAAACATATTCTAAAAAAGTGATCGTTAAATAA
- a CDS encoding T9SS type A sorting domain-containing protein, with protein MKFNLLSGNPFSFKAGLMALFLFSASTMSFAQNRIYAHAQSSGVFGVACLGCRIDNPLNAVGYNEDDYSTMVLGTALLGGIQQTLIFPDLRSDTRLVVGIGTDNIPLSVQLLSGVTLETMNGGTSNEDHRTIDVSLLKLGATPNRGTVEFKPAKPYDGIRIGLTGGVLSLGGGFRIYYAYQDPLANILAHSLNGQVTLGGNVALEGSEVTLYNTSGKEVFRSQLKSNTFESKQSEGVYIMNVKTKEGKTYSRKIVIK; from the coding sequence ATGAAATTCAATTTACTTTCGGGGAATCCATTCTCTTTCAAAGCCGGGCTGATGGCTTTATTTCTATTTTCAGCCAGCACAATGTCTTTTGCACAAAACAGAATTTACGCCCATGCCCAAAGTTCGGGTGTATTCGGAGTAGCCTGCCTGGGATGTCGTATAGATAACCCACTTAACGCTGTAGGATATAACGAAGACGATTATTCAACAATGGTATTGGGAACAGCACTATTGGGAGGAATTCAGCAGACACTGATTTTCCCTGACCTAAGATCAGACACAAGGTTGGTTGTAGGAATCGGTACAGACAATATTCCTTTATCTGTACAACTATTAAGCGGAGTAACTCTTGAAACAATGAACGGGGGAACTTCTAATGAAGACCACAGAACCATTGATGTCAGCCTTCTTAAACTGGGAGCCACGCCGAACAGAGGTACCGTAGAATTCAAACCGGCAAAACCTTATGACGGGATAAGAATAGGCTTAACAGGAGGTGTATTAAGCCTTGGCGGCGGATTCAGAATTTATTATGCTTACCAGGATCCATTGGCAAACATTTTGGCTCACAGCTTAAACGGACAGGTAACTCTTGGAGGAAACGTAGCTTTGGAAGGCTCTGAGGTCACTCTATATAATACATCAGGAAAAGAAGTGTTCCGTTCCCAATTGAAATCAAACACATTTGAATCCAAACAATCAGAAGGTGTTTATATCATGAATGTAAAAACCAAAGAAGGGAAAACATACTCCAGAAAAATTGTAATTAAATAA
- a CDS encoding RidA family protein has protein sequence MKQIINTVNAPAAIGPYSQANMANGVLYISGQIPVDPATGKLVEGIEKETHQVMKNLEAILTEAGMTFKNVVKATIFLKSMDDFAVMNDIYASYLDSESYPARETVQVSCLPKNVDIEISMIAHQD, from the coding sequence ATGAAACAAATAATCAACACAGTTAATGCACCTGCAGCTATCGGACCTTATTCACAAGCTAATATGGCAAATGGAGTTTTATATATCTCCGGACAGATTCCTGTAGATCCTGCAACTGGTAAATTGGTAGAAGGAATTGAAAAGGAAACGCACCAGGTAATGAAAAACCTTGAAGCGATCCTTACTGAAGCCGGTATGACTTTTAAAAATGTTGTAAAAGCTACCATCTTCCTTAAGAGTATGGATGATTTTGCTGTAATGAATGATATTTATGCTTCTTACTTAGATTCAGAAAGCTACCCGGCACGTGAAACTGTACAGGTTTCTTGCCTGCCTAAAAATGTGGATATCGAAATTTCTATGATTGCACATCAGGATTAA
- a CDS encoding putative LPS assembly protein LptD: MAKTVFKNILQILIILIFNNFLAQKTPEKLPKNAVNDTISKKDTIVVKKESLNDVLRTKADDQRRDVPKKMTFLNKNAQVKYQDMQIDADYISIDDNKSLIYARGKQDSLGKIIEPVITTQAGKKYETNEFSYNTKTKQAIAFNARTEESEGVIIAQKTKKYNDSVFAMRKADYTTDDYFIKKKDTAADYFMRAYNIKLIKTKNKSQIVTGPIQMFIEQVPTPLYLPFAILPFSDKRAAGILIPSFGEREDVGFFLNGIGYYQPIGEHFDLKVLADIYTKGSWNLRPQVNYQKKYRYSGNFTADIGTMVRGIKGLDDYSKNSTYRINWTHSQDSKANPFLTFSASVDIVSTKFYNNPLNNNYIFNQNVLNTQQNSTVTLTKRFLKLPMTITGTASYSQNFATGLADLRLPQMNVAINQFYLFKSRTGIRQGLLENITVNTGFNLTNFVNTQENELFKKEMWDKMQTGLKNNIALATNTTLAKYFTFSLSANIDNALTTKTLNRFYDPVKNVTVDEINKNFTGYSTFSTSASLQTTLFGMMKFKKGSTVEAVRHMMTPSVSFTYSPDFSSPNFGYYKNYYNANGALTPYSIFEKGIIGSPSSGMQGALGFNIGNNIEMKVKSKSDSTGVKKIKIFESLNFAGSYNFAAKDHPWSVFSINGQSSFFNNKLTVNTSLALEPYKIDFSSGQDTGIRTEQFGHFSVQGFNVQLSYPLSSEIFGEKKDYAKKYSSKGEVRNENYYFDDDHYAHFDQAWTLNISANYAYSKGLSRFGNKIASLGLDGSIKLTPYWNINGSTHYDMVTKELAYTRIGFSRDQRSFTINFNWVPFGQYKVYDFFIGIKANILSDALKYKDRSFTQPNAPF, encoded by the coding sequence TTGGCCAAAACCGTCTTCAAAAATATATTACAAATTTTAATTATCCTAATTTTTAACAATTTTTTAGCACAGAAAACTCCTGAAAAATTGCCTAAAAATGCGGTTAATGATACTATTTCCAAAAAGGATACCATAGTTGTAAAAAAAGAATCTTTAAATGATGTTCTTCGTACCAAAGCGGATGATCAGAGAAGAGATGTCCCGAAAAAAATGACATTCCTGAATAAAAATGCTCAGGTAAAATATCAGGATATGCAGATTGATGCAGACTATATCTCTATTGATGATAATAAAAGTCTGATCTATGCCAGAGGAAAACAGGACTCTTTAGGGAAGATTATTGAACCTGTAATTACCACGCAGGCAGGAAAAAAATACGAAACCAACGAATTCAGCTATAATACAAAAACGAAACAGGCCATTGCTTTCAATGCAAGAACAGAAGAAAGTGAAGGGGTAATTATAGCTCAGAAAACAAAAAAATATAATGATTCCGTATTCGCGATGAGAAAAGCGGATTATACAACGGATGATTATTTTATTAAGAAAAAAGATACGGCAGCGGATTATTTTATGAGAGCTTATAATATTAAGCTGATTAAAACCAAGAATAAATCCCAGATCGTTACAGGTCCTATTCAAATGTTTATTGAGCAGGTTCCTACACCGCTTTATCTTCCTTTTGCCATTTTGCCGTTCTCAGATAAAAGAGCAGCGGGTATCCTGATCCCAAGTTTCGGGGAAAGGGAAGATGTAGGTTTCTTCCTGAATGGAATAGGATATTACCAACCCATTGGAGAGCACTTTGATCTTAAAGTTTTAGCTGATATTTATACAAAAGGAAGCTGGAACTTACGGCCTCAGGTGAACTACCAGAAGAAATACCGTTACTCCGGAAACTTTACGGCAGATATCGGGACTATGGTAAGAGGAATTAAAGGACTGGATGATTATTCCAAAAACAGTACCTACAGAATAAACTGGACGCATTCTCAGGATTCTAAAGCCAATCCTTTCCTTACATTCAGTGCTTCGGTAGATATTGTAAGTACCAAGTTCTATAACAATCCGCTTAATAACAACTACATTTTCAACCAGAATGTATTGAATACCCAGCAGAACTCTACGGTAACCCTTACCAAGAGATTCCTGAAACTTCCGATGACAATTACAGGAACAGCTTCTTATTCTCAAAACTTTGCAACGGGATTGGCAGACCTTCGTCTTCCGCAAATGAACGTAGCCATCAACCAGTTTTATCTGTTTAAATCAAGAACAGGAATCAGACAGGGACTTCTTGAAAATATTACTGTAAATACCGGATTCAACCTTACCAATTTCGTAAATACTCAGGAAAATGAGCTGTTTAAAAAAGAAATGTGGGATAAGATGCAGACAGGGCTTAAAAATAACATCGCTTTAGCAACCAATACAACATTGGCGAAATATTTCACTTTCAGTTTAAGTGCCAATATCGACAATGCTTTGACAACAAAGACGCTGAACAGATTTTATGATCCCGTAAAAAACGTAACAGTGGATGAGATCAATAAAAACTTTACAGGATATTCTACCTTCTCTACTTCTGCCAGTCTTCAGACGACCCTTTTCGGAATGATGAAATTCAAAAAAGGATCTACAGTGGAAGCGGTGAGACATATGATGACTCCGAGTGTGAGCTTTACTTATTCACCGGACTTTTCAAGTCCTAACTTCGGATATTACAAAAATTATTACAATGCCAACGGAGCACTGACCCCTTATTCTATTTTTGAAAAAGGAATCATTGGAAGCCCGTCAAGTGGTATGCAGGGAGCTTTAGGTTTTAATATCGGTAATAATATCGAGATGAAAGTAAAGTCTAAGAGCGATTCTACAGGAGTGAAAAAAATCAAAATTTTTGAATCTTTAAACTTTGCAGGAAGCTACAACTTTGCTGCTAAAGACCATCCTTGGTCCGTATTTTCAATCAACGGACAGTCTTCTTTCTTCAACAATAAACTTACGGTAAATACCAGTCTGGCACTGGAACCTTATAAAATTGATTTCTCATCAGGACAGGATACAGGAATAAGAACAGAACAGTTCGGACACTTCAGTGTACAGGGATTCAACGTTCAGTTGTCTTATCCTTTAAGCAGCGAAATTTTTGGAGAGAAGAAAGATTATGCGAAGAAGTATTCGTCGAAAGGAGAAGTCAGAAATGAAAATTATTATTTTGATGATGATCATTATGCTCACTTTGATCAGGCATGGACTCTGAATATTAGTGCTAATTATGCCTACTCAAAAGGATTAAGCAGGTTTGGTAATAAAATTGCTTCTTTAGGTTTGGATGGTAGTATTAAACTTACCCCTTACTGGAATATCAACGGAAGTACGCATTATGATATGGTGACTAAAGAATTGGCGTACACAAGAATTGGTTTTTCAAGAGATCAACGAAGTTTTACCATCAATTTCAACTGGGTTCCTTTCGGACAGTATAAAGTATATGACTTCTTTATCGGGATCAAAGCCAACATCTTAAGTGATGCATTGAAGTACAAAGACAGAAGCTTTACCCAGCCTAATGCACCTTTCTAA
- a CDS encoding N-acetylmuramoyl-L-alanine amidase, with translation MHKQNFKIILSFLLILTSNFVFSQKKFTIVLDAGHGGSDHGANRTYSDIGRVAEKDITLAITLKVGAMLEKNRDFKVIYTRKIDEYPSLSDRTNLANRSKADLFVSIHCNSSQRPTAYGTETYVQGPNQNNENLEVAKRENDVIFLDEKDKQTFGSYNPDSPESLIALKLQQSKYLESSLLLGGLVEDNFVNKDKRSSRGVFQKNLHVLRMNAMPSVLIETGFINHPEESHYIASDKGQTEIAESIYNAIIDYKKAVDRKSGGSIAVRKPEPEKPAEVPLKNDFRILLMSSPTKYNENDPALKGLNYILTLKENGQYKYYYAVTNMASVKDINLKTAKDAGFRNAFAVGFMPNQRISMGYYTIEVYSGDKLNGNSYILQNLKDVERNKDSGIFYYTYGKVYTLEDAVKLQKELEAKGVKNTVIQKVYK, from the coding sequence ATGCACAAACAAAATTTTAAAATAATTTTATCATTTCTCCTTATCCTAACCAGCAACTTTGTTTTCTCCCAAAAGAAGTTTACTATCGTTCTGGATGCGGGTCACGGAGGAAGTGATCATGGAGCCAACAGGACTTATTCTGACATTGGAAGAGTCGCAGAAAAAGACATTACACTTGCCATTACGTTAAAAGTAGGGGCAATGTTAGAGAAAAACAGAGACTTCAAAGTAATATATACCCGAAAAATTGACGAATATCCTTCTCTGTCGGACAGAACCAATCTGGCCAACAGGAGCAAGGCAGATCTTTTTGTATCTATTCACTGTAATTCTTCCCAAAGACCTACAGCATATGGTACTGAAACATATGTACAGGGACCTAACCAGAATAATGAAAACCTTGAGGTTGCTAAAAGAGAAAATGACGTGATTTTTCTGGATGAAAAAGATAAGCAGACATTCGGATCGTATAATCCGGATTCACCAGAATCATTAATTGCCCTGAAGCTTCAACAAAGTAAATATCTGGAATCAAGTCTTCTTTTAGGAGGATTGGTAGAAGATAACTTTGTGAATAAAGATAAAAGGTCTTCAAGAGGTGTATTCCAGAAGAACCTTCACGTTCTCCGTATGAATGCCATGCCTTCTGTACTGATAGAAACAGGGTTCATCAATCATCCTGAGGAAAGCCACTACATTGCTTCAGACAAAGGACAGACTGAAATTGCGGAAAGTATCTACAATGCTATTATTGATTATAAAAAAGCTGTTGACAGAAAATCCGGTGGTTCTATTGCTGTCAGAAAACCTGAACCTGAAAAGCCGGCAGAAGTTCCTTTGAAAAATGATTTCAGAATTCTCTTAATGAGTTCACCTACTAAATACAATGAAAATGATCCTGCACTGAAAGGACTGAACTATATTCTTACCCTTAAGGAAAACGGACAATATAAGTACTATTATGCTGTAACCAATATGGCTTCCGTGAAAGACATCAATCTTAAAACAGCTAAGGATGCAGGCTTCAGAAATGCTTTTGCAGTAGGATTTATGCCTAACCAGAGAATCAGCATGGGATATTATACGATAGAAGTGTATTCCGGTGATAAACTTAATGGCAATTCTTATATCCTTCAAAATTTAAAAGATGTGGAGCGAAATAAGGACAGTGGTATATTTTATTACACGTATGGAAAAGTATACACCTTAGAAGATGCTGTAAAACTTCAAAAAGAACTTGAAGCTAAAGGTGTCAAAAATACCGTGATACAGAAAGTCTACAAATAA
- a CDS encoding 5-formyltetrahydrofolate cyclo-ligase produces the protein MLKAELRKKYTQKRKALSPDEAFLLSENIFENFIHYFNPKESEKVHVFVPIPVRKEIDTQIFIHYFLAHNIRVYVPKIVGDQLINIEVFEETVFEINNWGISEPVSNEDSGENAFDYVITPLLYCDQKGNRVGYGKGFYDGLFQNVSAETKKIGVNYFDPDEYVDDVWENDISLDYLVTPTKVLSFLSGLE, from the coding sequence ATGCTAAAAGCTGAGCTTAGAAAAAAATACACTCAAAAAAGAAAAGCCTTGTCTCCTGATGAGGCTTTCTTGTTATCAGAGAATATTTTCGAAAATTTCATTCATTATTTCAATCCGAAAGAATCGGAAAAAGTACATGTTTTTGTCCCAATTCCGGTAAGAAAGGAAATTGATACTCAAATCTTCATACATTATTTTCTGGCTCATAATATCCGTGTTTATGTGCCTAAAATTGTAGGGGATCAGCTTATTAATATAGAAGTTTTTGAAGAAACGGTCTTTGAGATCAATAACTGGGGGATTTCTGAGCCTGTTTCCAATGAAGATTCCGGTGAGAATGCATTTGATTATGTGATTACCCCTTTGTTATATTGTGACCAAAAAGGAAATAGGGTAGGATATGGCAAAGGGTTTTATGATGGACTGTTTCAAAATGTATCCGCTGAGACCAAAAAAATCGGAGTCAATTATTTTGACCCCGATGAATATGTGGATGATGTCTGGGAAAATGATATTTCCCTGGACTATTTGGTTACTCCTACTAAAGTACTGTCATTCTTAAGCGGTTTGGAATAA